The following proteins are encoded in a genomic region of Lentimicrobium sp. L6:
- a CDS encoding TonB-dependent receptor — MSGTYFKQDGIVKNSGVQNIYLKANTEVKFTKWLKGGLNSSLFNMEQSNYNGDLYEGVLPGALRADPVTPAWDVTTNNWGRADLSYINNPARIVDESKYAKTKDFKSLNIVWAEAQIIEGLTFKSQYGFDYRSYNYKNYSPEFFISTDEQRSQSSLYNKPANSIHWDWQNYLNYNLQIKEHSLNAMAGMESQYSNWEEIELTTYNVPEDEALQYPSSAESLDASFNSNQWEHSLLSYFARINYSFKDRYLLTATMRADGSSKFTEDHRWGYFPSFSAGWNMKKENFLSEQDWLTALKLRGGWGQVGNEGSVGNYAYVTTVTHGNYYPFGGLPVSGSIPTTLSNPEIQWEVSTSVNIGIDAGLFDDRVSFIFDYYQRTTSDMLLQVPIPEYVGAFAPFVNAGEMKNSGIELTLGYRNADHKLKYEVGVNFSTIKNEVTSLAGGEPIESGNISKVGNTTRT; from the coding sequence ATGAGTGGTACATATTTCAAGCAAGATGGTATTGTTAAGAATAGTGGTGTTCAAAATATCTATTTAAAAGCCAATACCGAAGTGAAATTCACAAAATGGTTAAAAGGTGGATTGAATTCTTCATTATTCAATATGGAACAATCCAATTATAATGGCGATTTATACGAAGGTGTTTTACCCGGTGCTTTAAGAGCAGATCCTGTAACTCCAGCTTGGGATGTTACAACTAATAATTGGGGAAGAGCCGATTTGTCTTATATCAATAACCCTGCACGTATTGTTGACGAATCTAAATATGCAAAAACTAAAGATTTCAAATCTTTAAATATTGTTTGGGCCGAAGCTCAAATCATTGAAGGTTTAACCTTTAAATCTCAATATGGATTTGATTATCGCTCCTATAACTATAAAAACTATTCTCCTGAGTTCTTCATCTCTACCGATGAGCAACGTTCTCAAAGTTCATTATATAACAAGCCAGCAAATTCTATTCATTGGGATTGGCAAAACTACTTGAACTATAATCTTCAAATTAAAGAACATAGCTTGAATGCTATGGCTGGTATGGAATCTCAATACTCCAATTGGGAAGAAATTGAACTAACTACTTATAATGTTCCTGAAGATGAAGCCTTACAATATCCTTCTTCTGCTGAAAGCTTAGATGCTTCTTTTAACTCAAACCAGTGGGAACACTCTTTATTGTCTTATTTTGCTCGTATCAACTATAGCTTCAAGGATAGATATTTATTAACAGCTACTATGAGAGCCGATGGTTCTTCTAAATTTACTGAAGACCACCGTTGGGGTTATTTCCCATCATTTTCAGCTGGTTGGAATATGAAGAAAGAGAACTTCTTAAGTGAACAAGATTGGTTAACAGCTCTTAAATTAAGAGGAGGCTGGGGACAAGTTGGTAACGAAGGTTCTGTTGGAAACTATGCTTATGTAACTACAGTAACTCATGGTAATTATTATCCTTTCGGTGGCCTTCCTGTTTCAGGTTCTATACCTACCACATTGAGTAACCCAGAAATTCAGTGGGAAGTTTCTACAAGTGTAAATATTGGTATAGATGCTGGTTTATTCGACGATAGAGTTTCTTTCATCTTCGATTATTACCAAAGAACAACATCTGATATGTTATTACAAGTTCCAATTCCTGAATATGTAGGTGCTTTTGCTCCATTCGTAAATGCCGGTGAAATGAAAAACTCTGGTATCGAATTAACTTTAGGATATAGAAATGCAGATCATAAGTTGAAATATGAAGTTGGTGTCAACTTTAGTACCATCAAAAACGAAGTAACCAGTTTAGCTGGTGGTGAGCCTATTGAAAGTGGAAACATTAGCAAAGTAGGTAATACCACAAGAACTTAG
- a CDS encoding RagB/SusD family nutrient uptake outer membrane protein — MNLSKYIIPLLFISLLLTSACKKEFLEKEPLGVQTSENLFNTAENATLAVNACYDPLSWDEVDNADHNYEWMFGDVMSDDSEKGSMPSDLPQITEMQEWRTTANNSFTAAVWHNVYIGLFRCNTVILNLPEAEGVNTEIKNQLLGEAYFLRGYYYFYLSRLFGGVPLFDAPVNPSEIDNVQRASLAQTYAQIDADFAMAASLLPEKSAFDANEMGRATKGAALAYQARVAMYQIGTENANNHNWQEVYDLTNAIIGSGEYSLASNYSSIFEMEGENGSGSIFEVQCVSNNEDWSPRKTGTTNTVIQNPRTTWGWGFNNPTQNLMDSYETNDPRLANVMYGDGSVVHGNVIEIDIAENATGYLSRKAALEPAFKPSNIKDTPQNIRKFRFADVILMNAEAAYHTGNESSAIASVNQIRARAKASTYPKGASEGSMEYDAIPEADLEGVLDPLPNTLTGQELLNAIWKERRNELAMETLRYWDLIRTGRYLNTLSEEVKGRCQSHSLTGTANIIPVLPIPVNEVQSWGLSQNPGY, encoded by the coding sequence ATGAATTTAAGTAAATATATCATTCCTCTTTTATTTATCAGTCTGTTGTTAACTTCAGCTTGTAAAAAGGAATTCTTAGAAAAAGAACCACTGGGGGTTCAAACCAGTGAAAATCTATTTAATACTGCAGAAAATGCTACCCTAGCCGTAAATGCTTGTTACGATCCACTTTCTTGGGATGAGGTTGACAATGCTGACCACAACTACGAATGGATGTTTGGTGATGTCATGAGCGACGACAGTGAAAAAGGAAGTATGCCAAGTGATTTGCCACAAATTACAGAAATGCAAGAGTGGAGAACAACTGCTAATAATAGCTTCACAGCAGCGGTTTGGCATAATGTTTATATCGGACTTTTCCGTTGTAATACAGTTATCCTTAACCTTCCTGAAGCTGAAGGCGTAAATACTGAAATTAAGAATCAATTATTAGGAGAAGCTTATTTCCTCAGAGGATATTATTACTTCTATTTAAGCAGATTGTTTGGTGGTGTTCCTTTGTTTGACGCTCCAGTTAATCCTTCCGAAATTGATAATGTACAACGTGCAAGCCTTGCTCAAACTTATGCTCAAATAGATGCAGATTTTGCCATGGCAGCTAGCTTACTTCCTGAAAAATCAGCTTTTGATGCCAACGAAATGGGAAGAGCAACCAAAGGTGCAGCATTAGCCTACCAAGCACGTGTAGCTATGTATCAAATCGGAACTGAAAATGCAAACAATCACAATTGGCAAGAAGTTTATGATTTAACCAATGCCATTATTGGTAGCGGTGAATATTCTTTAGCTAGCAACTATTCTTCTATCTTCGAGATGGAAGGGGAAAATGGTTCTGGTTCTATCTTTGAAGTACAATGTGTTTCGAATAATGAAGATTGGAGTCCAAGAAAAACAGGAACAACAAATACTGTGATTCAAAATCCTAGAACTACTTGGGGCTGGGGATTTAATAACCCAACACAAAACCTAATGGACAGTTACGAAACTAATGATCCTCGTTTAGCCAATGTTATGTATGGAGATGGTTCTGTGGTTCATGGTAATGTGATTGAAATTGATATTGCTGAAAATGCAACTGGATATTTAAGTCGTAAAGCGGCTTTAGAACCAGCTTTCAAGCCTTCAAATATTAAAGATACCCCACAGAATATTAGAAAATTCAGATTCGCAGATGTGATTTTAATGAATGCTGAAGCTGCTTACCATACTGGTAATGAAAGTTCTGCTATTGCTAGCGTCAATCAAATTAGAGCTAGAGCAAAAGCAAGTACATATCCAAAAGGAGCTAGCGAAGGAAGCATGGAATATGATGCCATTCCAGAAGCTGACCTAGAGGGTGTTTTAGACCCTTTACCAAATACACTTACTGGACAAGAATTACTCAATGCCATTTGGAAAGAAAGAAGAAACGAATTGGCCATGGAAACTCTACGTTACTGGGACTTAATTCGTACGGGTAGATATTTGAATACACTGTCAGAAGAGGTGAAAGGCCGTTGCCAATCACATTCTCTGACAGGAACCGCTAATATTATTCCTGTATTGCCTATTCCGGTAAATGAAGTACAATCTTGGGGTCTTTCACAAAATCCTGGTTATTAA